From a single Paenibacillus sp. FSL W8-0426 genomic region:
- a CDS encoding EAL domain-containing protein, whose amino-acid sequence MEHLHGTYNIELVVLSYIIAVLSSYVALDLAGRVSLARGTSRKVWLGCGAMAMGLGIWSMHFVGMLAFVLPNHVSYSLGKVVLSVLFAVVASGVALHIAGRKGGHVKQIAIAGLSMTIGISCMHYVGMAAMSVPVSYEPAKVWLSILIAAAASFTALWLMFIFRQRHSKRLWMYKLGSGLIMGLGITGMHYTGMSAAHFHVSEGGMGVPGLRIEPLFLGYTIAIGTFITLGLALSGIIINQRFSQKDRRLQENEQWYQALYDNHADAIISVDCEGYIKGINSAVTRITGYLEKDVIHCSIDEIVERIDIHWTSDPADISWEDGTRSQEYYTATMKGLHGQLIDLHITVVPVLIEGSHVGSHILIKDVTKEKQAQEHIRHQALHDPLTGLPNRRKLDEVLEEAIATHKAAGETFAVMVMDIDRFKMINDSLGHSIGDIFLKDVSARIVGAIQAFDSDAMENVMLARMGGDEFTLVVKNEQGHADRVQELAKRIVRAIQLPYRLKDNDFYVTTSIGIAMFPEHGTEADMLLKHADTSMYEVKKNGKNGYKFYSAELDSALYERIELEGYLRKALERDEMVLYYQPQIRTSDRRMIGVEALIRWKHPQKGILTPDVFIPIAEETGMIYDIGNWTLREACKQMKRWHASGGPLIPVSVNLSSQQFHQANLLELVKNALEDSGLEARYLELEITESMMMDASVSTSILNELSALGVKISLDDFGTGYSSLSYLKQYPINKLKIDRSFVTDITENVSDQAIVATIISMAQHLNMEVIAEGIETKGQLDFLMQNDCREIQGYYFSRPLPASEVENDFFMPLRQHFSKA is encoded by the coding sequence GTGGAGCACCTACACGGAACGTACAACATTGAACTGGTCGTTTTGTCTTACATTATTGCCGTTTTGTCTTCTTACGTCGCGCTTGACTTGGCTGGCCGCGTTAGTCTGGCCCGAGGAACCTCCCGAAAGGTTTGGCTTGGCTGCGGGGCCATGGCGATGGGGCTTGGCATATGGTCGATGCATTTTGTCGGCATGCTGGCCTTTGTGCTCCCCAATCACGTTTCTTATTCGTTGGGTAAGGTTGTGTTGTCCGTTCTATTTGCTGTCGTGGCCTCCGGAGTCGCCCTGCACATTGCAGGCCGAAAGGGCGGGCATGTGAAGCAGATTGCCATTGCAGGTTTGTCGATGACGATCGGCATTAGCTGCATGCATTACGTCGGCATGGCGGCGATGTCCGTTCCAGTGAGCTATGAACCCGCCAAGGTCTGGTTATCCATCCTGATTGCAGCCGCCGCCTCGTTCACGGCGCTGTGGCTCATGTTCATTTTTCGCCAACGCCATTCCAAGCGGCTGTGGATGTATAAACTCGGTAGTGGATTGATCATGGGTTTGGGCATTACGGGCATGCACTATACCGGTATGTCGGCAGCTCACTTTCACGTTTCGGAGGGAGGCATGGGGGTGCCGGGCTTGCGGATCGAACCGTTGTTTCTTGGATACACGATTGCGATCGGCACGTTCATTACCCTGGGTTTGGCATTAAGCGGCATTATCATTAACCAGCGTTTTTCCCAGAAAGACCGCCGTTTGCAAGAAAACGAGCAATGGTACCAGGCTTTGTACGACAATCATGCCGATGCCATTATTTCCGTAGATTGCGAAGGGTACATCAAAGGAATCAATTCTGCGGTCACTCGCATTACGGGATATTTGGAGAAGGATGTCATCCATTGCTCCATAGACGAGATCGTAGAGCGTATCGACATCCACTGGACGTCCGACCCGGCGGACATTTCTTGGGAAGACGGCACTCGCAGCCAGGAGTATTACACGGCTACGATGAAGGGGCTTCATGGTCAGTTGATCGATCTGCACATCACCGTAGTTCCGGTCCTGATTGAGGGGAGTCATGTGGGCAGCCATATCCTGATCAAAGACGTCACCAAGGAAAAGCAGGCCCAGGAACATATTCGCCATCAGGCCTTGCATGATCCGCTTACTGGCTTGCCGAACCGGCGCAAGCTGGACGAAGTGCTGGAGGAAGCCATCGCCACCCACAAGGCCGCGGGCGAAACGTTTGCGGTGATGGTTATGGACATTGACCGTTTCAAAATGATCAACGACTCCCTTGGACATTCCATCGGGGATATTTTTCTGAAGGACGTAAGTGCAAGGATTGTTGGCGCGATTCAGGCTTTCGATTCCGATGCGATGGAGAACGTCATGCTTGCGCGCATGGGCGGGGACGAATTTACGTTGGTCGTCAAAAATGAACAGGGCCATGCGGATCGTGTTCAAGAACTCGCGAAACGAATCGTGCGGGCGATCCAACTGCCCTACCGGCTTAAGGACAATGACTTCTATGTGACTACAAGTATCGGCATCGCCATGTTCCCGGAGCACGGGACAGAAGCGGACATGCTGCTCAAGCATGCTGATACAAGCATGTACGAGGTCAAAAAAAACGGCAAAAACGGCTACAAATTCTATTCGGCCGAGCTGGATTCGGCGTTGTATGAACGAATCGAACTTGAGGGATATTTGCGCAAAGCGCTGGAACGCGATGAAATGGTGCTGTATTACCAGCCTCAGATTCGTACTTCGGACCGTCGCATGATCGGCGTAGAGGCGTTGATTCGCTGGAAGCATCCGCAGAAAGGAATACTGACGCCCGACGTCTTCATTCCGATCGCGGAAGAGACCGGCATGATCTATGACATCGGCAATTGGACGCTGCGTGAAGCATGCAAGCAGATGAAGCGCTGGCACGCGAGCGGGGGGCCGCTCATTCCGGTCTCGGTCAATTTGTCTTCGCAGCAGTTCCATCAGGCCAATCTGCTCGAGCTGGTCAAAAATGCGCTGGAGGATTCTGGGTTGGAGGCTCGTTACCTCGAACTCGAAATTACGGAAAGCATGATGATGGATGCATCCGTATCGACCAGCATTCTGAACGAATTGTCGGCGCTCGGCGTCAAGATCAGCTTGGACGATTTCGGCACGGGTTACAGCTCGCTTAGTTACCTGAAGCAATATCCCATCAATAAACTGAAGATCGACCGTTCTTTCGTGACGGACATTACGGAGAATGTGAGCGATCAAGCCATTGTGGCCACCATCATATCGATGGCGCAGCATTTGAATATGGAAGTGATTGCGGAAGGCATCGAAACCAAAGGACAGCTGGATTTCCTGATGCAGAACGATTGCCGGGAAATTCAGGGCTATTATTTCAGCCGGCCGCTGCCGGCAAGCGAAGTAGAGAATGATTTCTTCATGCCGCTGCGCCAACATTTCAGCAAAGCGTAA